In the genome of Pirellulales bacterium, the window ACGGTCGCTTGAAAATGGCCCGCGGCATCCGTGGGGAGCATCGGCAGAGTCCGGTAGTCCTCGAACTGCGTGACGCTGCGGTAGCGGAGGCGGACCCACTTGATGCCCGAGGGGGCATGGGCTTCGGCCGTGATCGTGAGCGGCTTGCCGGCTTCGGCTGAAGTGATGGGCTCGTGAATTACCGTCGGCATTTCGGCCGGCTCAGCGGCCTGATAACGAGGGGCCGGTTTTGAGCCTGTTCGAGAACCGCCTGCGGACAGGGGGACATTCCCCTTTTGTTCTGACTCACCCTCACCCCGGCCCTCTCCCGTCAAGGCAGAGGGAGAAATCGAGGACAGTCCCCGGCGGTTCTCGGCCTCGCGCCGCTCTTGTTCCAGGGCGAGCAGACCTTTTTCGAGACCCGCTAGTTCGGACTTCCAGTGGCCGGAAAGGTTCCGGTTGCGGGTGCCCATCATCAGATCGTCGGCATAAACGTCTCCCGCGACGGTCACAAGTTGCCGCCAAGCCTCGATGGCGCTGCGCTCGTTTGCGATGGCGTCGTCCAGCGCGGCAACATCTTTGGTCCGGACATACAAGCGGTAACTGACGGCCGCGGGAATCCTGCGCGAGTGGTAAAGCGCCAAGTTAGCGAGGATCTTCAGATCCACGACGGTCGAATCGAACTCCTTGCCGCGGTGGTCGCCGATCCGCTTTTCTGCCTCGGCCACTTGGGCGGCGACCGTCTCGGCCGCGTGCGCGAACCAGCGGCTGGTTTCCTGAGGGCGGACCTTGGCGGTTTCGCCCCCTTCGATCAGCCGCTGCGCCTCCTCGTCGAAATTCTCGAATTGCTGTACGTCGCTCCCCTCGGCCTTGGCGAAACTCGGCAGAGTTCCGAAGCTCTGCTTCTCCGCCCAGCCCACGGTCATGGGAAAAGCGCGATACGGATAGCTCGAGGCGACGATTCTTGGCAGAATCCAGCTCGCCTGGTGCAGGCCCTGTTCCAGAAACGGCGCCGCCTCCTTGCCGAAACGCCTTTCGAATTCCCGATCCCAAACTTCGGCCGGCGTGTCGGGGTTGTAACCTAGGCGACCAAAGACCTGGAAGAAATGCCAGTACCGCTCGAATTCATAGTCGTAATAGCGGTAGGGCACTTTGAGCAGATCGAACGGCTTCATGTCGTGCGGCTGGCCTTCCATCTTCGTGGCCAGCGGCTCGTTGACTTCAAAGCCATCGCCGTCGTAGAGGTGGGTGCTCTCGACAAACCGCCGCGCGTATTCCGGATCGCCCCACAGCAGAATCCGCGCGGTGCCGCCGTTCCACAGCCGCCAATGCACCTTGTACTGCTGCGGATATCGGAGCAGATCGGCGTAACCATGCCGGCGGTTGTGCTGATCCGGCGGATTGACGTGCGTGGGATGGAATGGCAGGCCCATCTGTTCCATCCAATACTTGGTCGTGATCCGCAGCTTCACCCCCGAGTCCAGCCCGGTCTGAATAACCGAATCGGGCAGCCCTTTCGCCCGCAGGTCGAGCCGCAGGTTCGGGGCCTCGTGCTTGATCATCTTAAAGACGCCTCGCCAAAAAGCATCCTGCTCGCCGCGCTTCAAGCCGGATTCGTCGTGCATGCGAAATTGAATGGCATCGAGGTTTGGGACCACGCGGATGAACTTGGCCAGCGCCGCCTTGGTGTACGGAAGCAAGTTGTCGCCGCTCAGGCCCCACACCAGGCCGGGCGTCGGCTTGCCGGCCGCTTCATCGGCGCCGGGCACGCCGCCCCCTTGAACCCCGCCACGATAGATGTGGTCCCAGATGCCGATGGTGAAATCCAACCCACGGTCGTGGGCCATCTGAATCAGGCGGTTGAGTGCCGCGAGGTTGCGCTCTTGCTCGGCGGCGCTGATCCCCACCATGCGCACGTCCGAGAAACCGTCGACATCGAAAAAGTACGGATAACATGGCGCGAGGAAACCGCCGTTTTCATAGCCGAAGATCACCACGAGCGAATTGAAGCGGTTTCGGGCCAACGTATCGAGATAGCGGGCCCAGTAGGCTTCGTCGTAAAAGCGGCTTTCCCAATAGGCGCGGTTCATCGTGTAAATGGAAACCGCCCGCGTCGTCACGGCCGGCTTTTCTGCGGCTTCGCGCAGTTCGCTAAGCGGTGCGGCGCGATCGGTGCTCCAGCCGATCCGATCGGCGACGTCCAACTCACCGTACATCAATCCCCGCAGGTCCGACCCGGCGATCACCCAGCACGGTTTGTTCCGGTATTCGGACTTGCAGATGACAATCGCTTCCGGCCCTTGCAGTAGCGGCTTCTTCGCGGCCTTGAGCAACTTCGCCGCTGCACCGTCGCCGTTGGCGAGCCCCGCGACGATCGAGAACTTTCCGCGCGCCGCTTCAAGCGAATCGACTTTTTCAGAAGGAATGCCCTTTTTGCCGAGCGCGGCCAGAATCTTGCCGGCGCCGTGCGCGGCCGCACGCGCCGCGCCGTCCGTCACCACGGACACGACAGGTTCGTCGTCCGCGGAACAATATGAGACGACGAAGCACATTGCGAACAGCGCGCTGAGTGGCAGAGCCTTTCGCCGGATAGTAGTCGCCAATCTCATTCGAGGTTTCATCCGATGTTTTCGTCTGCGGCGAGATGGAATCGATCCTGGGTGGAGCTTCAGAGCTACATTGATACCTTGGGTGCCATGCTCACGGCTCGGCGTCGGCATGGACGGTGTTGGCACATGGCCACTCAGAGCAGTGGCCATGCCACCCGCCACCCGCCGGATTTGAAGCCCAACTGACTCAGACTGCCCGCTATCTTACCAACGCGGATTTGCCGGCGACAGCGTTTCAGATTTGACAGGGCCGTCGTCGATCGGGAAAATGCGGCGATCAGGAGTTCTCATGGATCCGCGTGATTCCGCCGCGACCGTCCCCCGCCGCGATTTTCTCAAAGGCGCCGCTGCGGTGGCGGCGGCCGCCACGGTTTCGTCCGCCTCCGCCGAGCAAAGCCCTGCGAAGCCGAGCAAGACCATCGGCATTCAGGTCGGCGCCGTTTCCTTTGTCGACGAAGGGGTCGATCAGGTTCTCGATATTCTCCAAGAGCGCGGCCACGTCAACACGATCTACCTGGCCACGTTCACCTACGGCCGCGGCATCGCTGGCCGGCAAGTGCCGGGCCAACCGCTGCCAGATCACGGCAAGCAGCAATACGACCAGGACACATTCCACGGCGGCAACTACGCCACTCCCCATGCCGCGTTTTACGAGAAGACCGCGCTCAAGCAAACCAAGGCCCCGGATTTCGGCGACTACGACGTTCTCGCTGAAGTCCTGCCGAAGGCCAAGCAGCGCGGGCTGCGAGTGTACTGCTGGTATGAAGACGTTTTTCGCACGGACATCGCGGGAGTCCAGCCTCTGCGGGAGATCGACCTCCAGGGTCGCCCGACCGCCACGCTCTGCACGCTAAATCCCGATTACAAAAACTTCATCGCCGGGATGACGGCCGACTTCTGCAAGTCGTACGATATCGACGGCGTCATGTGGGGCTCGGAGCGCCAAGGACCGCTCAACAACGCCATCGGCGCCTCGCACGCCGGCCGGGCCGACCCGAATCGCGTAACCTGCTTCTGCGAACACCATCAGAAAGCGGCTCGAGTTCGCGGCATCGACGTGCCGCGGGCCATGGAAGGCTATAAGAAACTGGCGCAATTCGTCACCGCCGCGCAAGCCGGCAATCGTCCGTCCGACGGCTATTTCGTCACCTTCTGGCGGCTGCTGGTCGAGTATCCCGAGTTGATCGCTTGGGAAAAACTCTGGACCGACGGGCAGCACGCGATCTACCAGGATGTGTACGACACCGCGAAGAAGAGCAAACCCGCTGCCCAGGTCGGCTTCCATATCTGGCACGCTAACTCCTTCGCCCCTTTCTTCCGCGCCGAGCAAGATTACGCGAAGATGGCCACCTATGCCGACGAACTCAAGATCGTCGCCTACAACCTCTGCGGCGGCCCGCGCTACGCCGGCGCGATCGAAAGCGTTCACAACACCGTCTTTCGCGATCTATCGCGCGAAGAAGTCTTCAGCTTCTTCAACCGCATCCTCAGCTACGAGCACGAGAGGCCGCTCGCGGACCTTCCCACGACCGGCCTCTCCGCCGACTACGTCGCCCGCGAAACGCGGCGCGCCGTCGAAGGCGTCGAGAACCGTCGGGTGGAACATCCGCCGTGGCGGGGACTGTCCCCTTTTGTGGAGTCCGCGAAACAAAAGGGGTCTGTCCCCCTCTCCGCGGACGGTTCTCGGATAGGCTCCAAGTGCAAGATTCTCCCCGGCATCGACATCGACATCCCGACCGCCCGCGACCAGAAAAAGACGACGCCCCAGGACGTCTACGACTCGACGACCGCCGCCCTCAAGTCCGGCGCCTCGGGCGTGATCTTCTCCCGCAAATACTCGGAAATGCGCCTCGACAACCTCTCCGCCGGCGGGCGGGCGGTGAAAGAGTTTCTAGGGTAGGCCACTGCCGTGCCTCGCGCAGGAATTGGCACCGGAAAAGGCGACAAGTGCAATAATCGCTGGCGGGAAGTAAAGCCGGAATTATCCCCTTTCCTGCGTCAATCCAAACGTGGCTTTGGGCTCGCACACACGGAGGCGGAGCAGTGAACAGCTACTGAATTGCACTAAACAACTGCTCGGCCCAGGTCGCATCGCAAAGCGGCCGGTGGAAATGGCGATGAGGTTGCTGCGGATTGGATGTTCGCAAACATTGGCGCTCTCCGATTCCGAATATAAGCGCGCGGATTCGTTTGGACCGAACGTCCGTTCTCCAAGTCTCTCCTGATTGGCCTTTGTCATGGGTTGCCACATGCGGAGGGTCGCGGGCAATGATGGACTGCGATTTTGAGAAGATGACGTAGTTGTCAGTAATGGGAGCGGGCGAATTCCTCACAGTAAGCGGATTTCCGTCTTGGTGTTCAATGCCCGCGACAACGATTTCTTCCTTGGAAAAGGATTTGTCGTTTCGCTTGCAGATTCTCCAGAGCCAATCCTTGTGCCATTTTGGTTTTCGCAAACATGGTTCAAAGTGCTCCCAGCCTCGATCTAGCGGACGAATCAAAAGATTCAAGTAACTGCGGAAAACTGACTCCACTTGACAAGCGAAGATTTCCTGCTGTGATATCTTTCGCTCAACGCGACACGCCGCCGCAAACCTGTATCGCGTAGTCGGCGAGCCATCCCTTTCCGCTGCGAAAAAGATCATCCAATCGTCTGGCCGGATCTTGCAACGAACATCAGGCCGGCACACGCCCCAAGTCACAGGGGCTTTGTGATACCGGGCTGAAAAAAAGGCCGGATCATCGCCAATGTCGTAAGGGAATTCGTCTGCATGTATCGAATCGTAGAAACTCGCGGCGGTGGGATCGGCGTCGGATTCGAGGCGGTCGCGCTGATCGGGAACGATGTAGGCACCAGCAAACAATTCGGACATTTTTTAGTTCCAGTGGCTCACGATTCGAGCAGGGCTGATGCGTCACCACGAACGGCTTGACAGAACAGCCGCCCCTGTCAAAGCGAACAACAATATCGACATCCTAAGGTGTCACCGGCCGTCTGTACACGAGCGTCGGAAATTGCGGATGCCGACCGCGAGGCGGCAAGTGGTGAGCATTTATTGTCCCGTAGGCACCTGACATTGGAATTATTTCGCCTCGCCGCCCGCATTGTTCATATTTCGTCGGTCGCTGAAGTTCGAGTGCGCGTCGTCGGCTATACTGCAGTGATCGGCGGCTGTGGCTCGGGTCCAACGGTCGCCTTGGACAACCCATGACTACGTTGCAGCTTCACGTATTCAACGCTTTGTACCTCGCCCTCTTGGTCGTTGTCGCCTTCTTCACGCGGGCGACGGCGCGGCGGATCGCGGGGGCGTTGGTCGGCGGGGCCGTCTTTGGTGTGGTGTGCTTGGGAATCATTGCCCTGGGCGAGAAAGTCGGCTGGTGGCACTTTACAATCACCTGGAAGCCCTACTTTCTGACGCTCATGCTCCTCGGTTTCGCTATCTCGTGCGCTCCCGTCTACCTCGTGACCTGGCGGCTGGCCCGCCGGTTCGGCTGGCGCGGGCTGGCGGTGTTCGCCGTCTTCGCGGCGCTCATCGGCCCGCCGCGCGATAATTGGTACATGGCGAAGTTCCCGGAATGGGGCGCCTATGGGCCCGGGATCGCGCCCATCCTGGCGATCGCCGCGACCTATGCCATCATGGTGCTCCTGGGGCATTCGGTGATGCGCATGGTCGCCGGTCCCGCCCGAGGATCCCCATTGGCTCGGATTGTTCACCACAGAGCCACAGAGGACACAGCGAAAACTTAACAGGTTAATGAGTTGCGACGACCTTTCGACCCGGCAAACGCGGACATACTGTATTGTGCCCCCGTCTCTGTATTACAAATGCGTAAAAACGTGTTTTTTGACGACAAGTTTTGAACAGGAGGAAACAGAGGAATCGGCGACTCTCACTCCGTTCTCTC includes:
- a CDS encoding twin-arginine translocation signal domain-containing protein, whose product is MDPRDSAATVPRRDFLKGAAAVAAAATVSSASAEQSPAKPSKTIGIQVGAVSFVDEGVDQVLDILQERGHVNTIYLATFTYGRGIAGRQVPGQPLPDHGKQQYDQDTFHGGNYATPHAAFYEKTALKQTKAPDFGDYDVLAEVLPKAKQRGLRVYCWYEDVFRTDIAGVQPLREIDLQGRPTATLCTLNPDYKNFIAGMTADFCKSYDIDGVMWGSERQGPLNNAIGASHAGRADPNRVTCFCEHHQKAARVRGIDVPRAMEGYKKLAQFVTAAQAGNRPSDGYFVTFWRLLVEYPELIAWEKLWTDGQHAIYQDVYDTAKKSKPAAQVGFHIWHANSFAPFFRAEQDYAKMATYADELKIVAYNLCGGPRYAGAIESVHNTVFRDLSREEVFSFFNRILSYEHERPLADLPTTGLSADYVARETRRAVEGVENRRVEHPPWRGLSPFVESAKQKGSVPLSADGSRIGSKCKILPGIDIDIPTARDQKKTTPQDVYDSTTAALKSGASGVIFSRKYSEMRLDNLSAGGRAVKEFLG